A region of Ornithodoros turicata isolate Travis chromosome 5, ASM3712646v1, whole genome shotgun sequence DNA encodes the following proteins:
- the LOC135395824 gene encoding uncharacterized protein LOC135395824 encodes MDRNPTSAGQFPDQGSPLPAPSLPVQAVSIKIPPFWPADPVLWFANTEAQFALRGITAQLTKFYHVVGALGPSEARGGTLRDVITVPPAENPYDALKSALTRRTTASKQERLRQLLTAEVLGDRKPSQLLRRMQQLLSDTASALEEYIMRELFLQRLPNTVLMILTTSSSISLEALAEMADKMMDIAPPAILAVSPPPVPLPSSSELQVLRDEVARLSDLVISNLRFSQSPCPRRRSPRRYSRRRSQPPRSQSANPDVCWYHQTYGDRARKCLPPCSRQGNASVSN; translated from the exons ATGGATCGAAATCCTACCAGCGCAGGACAGTTTCCAGACCAGGGATCGCCCCTGCCCGCTCCTTCACTGCCTGTTCAGGCGGTATCCATCAAGATTCCCCCATTCTGGCCAGCTGATCCCGTCCTCTGGTTTGCGAACACCGAAGCACAGTTCGCACTCCGCGGCATAACGGCTCAGCTCACAAAGTTTTACCATGTCGTGGGTGCCCTCGGACCAAGCGAagccagaggaggcaca CTGCGGGACGTCATCACAGTTCCCCCCGCGGAGAACCCTTATGACGCACTCAAGAGCGCACTGACCAGGCGTACGACAGCTTCGAAGCAGGAACGCCTGCGACAGCTGCTCACAGCTGAGGTTCTCGGAGACCGGAAGCCGTCCCAGCTACTTCGCCGTATGCAGCAGCTGTTGAGCGACACGGCGTCGGCACTCGAGGAGTACATCATGCGCGAGCTGTTCCTTCAGCGCCTTCCGAACACTGTGCTCATGATCCTTACCACCTCCAGCAGCATCTCTCTTGAAGCCTTAGCGGAGATGGCTGACAAGATGATGGATATCGCTCCGCCTGCTATTTTAGCAGTCTCGCCTCCGCCTGTGCCATTGCCTTCGTCGTCGGAGCTACAGGTTTTGCGAGACGAAGTGGCTCGCCTTTCGGACTTGGTGATTTCCAATCTCCGGTTCAGCCAATCGCCATGCCCAAGGCGCCGCTCTCCTCGCCGCTACAGTCGGCGTCGCAGCCAGCCTCCCCGTTCCCAGTCAGCTAACCCCGACGTCTGCTGGTATCACCAGACCTATGGCGACCGTGCCCGCAAGTGCCTGCCTCCGTGCTCCCGCCAGGGAAACGCCAGCGTCAGCAACTGA